Proteins from a genomic interval of Psychrobacter urativorans:
- a CDS encoding ogr/Delta-like zinc finger family protein: MASPTRPSAYINCPHCNGRMRTKGHVTFSALTKQLVAACQNPECLFSSKVTIEISQQLQPSLRPNPEIAAALTR, translated from the coding sequence ATGGCAAGCCCTACTAGACCGTCAGCATATATAAACTGCCCACACTGCAATGGCAGAATGCGCACCAAAGGACACGTTACATTCAGCGCATTAACCAAGCAACTGGTAGCCGCTTGCCAAAATCCAGAGTGTTTATTTTCATCCAAAGTAACGATAGAAATCAGTCAACAGTTACAACCCAGCCTACGCCCCAATCCTGAAATTGCGGCGGCATTAACCAGATAA
- a CDS encoding helix-turn-helix domain-containing protein yields the protein MNNSSLELILRIGIRLTVERQRLNFTQKHVYNALGLGAATLSRYENGHAAPDMLQAHAFAALGYDMHYVLTGQRIGESASDLTENERTWLELYRQANDPKMLMRLVRAFIAAE from the coding sequence ATGAATAATAGCTCTCTCGAATTGATTTTACGTATTGGCATTCGTCTAACTGTCGAGCGTCAACGGTTAAATTTTACTCAGAAACATGTGTATAACGCTTTGGGTCTAGGTGCTGCAACGTTGTCGCGTTATGAGAACGGACATGCTGCTCCTGATATGCTGCAAGCGCATGCGTTTGCAGCGCTCGGTTATGATATGCACTATGTATTAACTGGTCAGCGTATTGGTGAGTCGGCATCTGACTTGACTGAAAATGAAAGAACATGGCTTGAGCTATACCGTCAAGCTAATGATCCAAAGATGTTAATGAGATTGGTAAGAGCATTTATCGCTGCTGAATAG
- a CDS encoding Arc family DNA-binding protein, whose product MSRDYPQYKLRMSPELKDSINELAEKNKRSMNAEIVARLEESLKLETHPHKIPMDVRAADDWIEKSGLTPEQMGEVMKQLAFERIAQIIDNKSNDK is encoded by the coding sequence ATGAGCAGAGATTACCCACAGTATAAACTTCGGATGTCTCCTGAGCTAAAAGACTCTATTAATGAGTTGGCAGAAAAAAACAAAAGATCTATGAATGCAGAAATTGTTGCTCGTTTAGAGGAAAGTCTTAAGCTGGAAACTCACCCACACAAGATACCAATGGATGTGAGAGCAGCGGATGATTGGATTGAGAAGTCAGGACTGACGCCTGAACAGATGGGTGAGGTGATGAAACAGCTAGCGTTTGAGCGTATTGCGCAAATTATTGATAATAAAAGTAATGATAAATAA